GACTGGGGCTCAAACTCCTTATCATCTTCGGCAGCCAGCGCCGCGTTGCCCCGCACATCGAGCGTGAGGCCCTGGTTTTCCTGGTAGCAGCTGATTTCGTAGAAATTGGTCTGGGCAGCCGGGTCCGTGAATCGTACGACAATGGTGCCGAGTAGCTCGTTGTTGCGGTCGGTGCCGGTCGGGAAGGAGTACCAGGCCTCGTCGATAGGCACCCGGGTGGGTATCGTGTCGGAAGCCTGCGCGGTGGGGTAGCCCTCCAGATCGGCTTGCAGGGTGTAAGGGGCTAGGCTGGCGGGCTTGCTGGGCAAGGAGTACAGGCCCTTACCCTCACTTGCCAACAGCTCGGCGGGCCGGCCCGGCTGCAGCAAATACACCTTCGCCGTGGAAAGCACCCGCGACGACGAATCCAAGGTGCTCGTGACGCGGCTGACCTGCACCCGAAATACGCTGTCGGGCGTCAGAATGGAATTGAGAACCAGCTTCTTCGGCGGCTCGGGCAAATCGGCATCAATCTGGTCGATGCAGCCGGGCAATACGACGGCTCCACCCGCAAGCAGAATAATGACACACTTACTTAAAACTCGCATAAGAATTGGGCTATACTACGCTAGACAGCCCCATAACGCGGAGAAGAATCGGCGTAGTGTAGCCCGGGCGGCAAATTGCTGAGTCTGGCTTCCTCCCTGCCCGGTGGTATTGCCTAAACCGAGCGAGGCGGCCAGCATGTCGCGTGAGGCTTGCAGGTGGCGGCAATGGTTGTCGTACGGTTCGTCGTACAGGACGGGGTAAGGGAAGAGATAATAGGATAAAACCAGGGACCGGGGCAGCGGGTAAGCGCGCTGTGTAAAAGGCGCCGAGCCAAGTAGATAGGGTAGCAGTAAGCAGCGGGAATATGAGAAGAAATGCGCGATGCTACAACGGCAGCCGTTCGTAGGATAGCAATATTCTTTGCCAGACCTTTACCGGCTTATCTGACTTACGCGCTTCTTATCCTATTGCATGAAACACTTCTTCTCTTGGCGGCTGGTTCTCAGCCTCTGCTGCTCGTTACTGCTCTTTACTCGGCTGGCTTCCGCCCAGGTGCTAAGCGGCACTTTTGATGCTGGTTACAGCCATTCGGTTTCTATCCACCCTGATGGTACGCTCTGGGCCTGGGGCAGCAATGACAACGGTCAGCTCGGCGACGGTACCCTGACCCAACGCTTCAGCCCGGTACAGGTCGGCACCGCCACGACGTGGAAAAGCGTGGCCGCTGGCAGCAATTACACCGTGGCCCTTCAGGCCGACGGCACCTTGTGGGCCTGGGGCAGCAATAGCAACGGTCAATTAGGCGATGGTACTCTGACCACTCGTACCAGTCCGGTAAAAATCGGGGGGAACGCTACGTGGAAAAGTGTCAGCGCCGGCGACAGCCACACGGTGGCCATCCGAGCGGATGGCACGCTCTGGGCCTGGGGCAACGGCGCTCAAGGCAGAGTAGGTAACAGCTCTACCAATGGCACTAATTTTACTACTCCGGTGCAAATCAGCACTGTTGCTACCTGGCAAAGCGTCAGCGCCGGCGGCAGCCATACCGTGGCCCTACAAGCCGACGGCACGCTGTGGGCCTGGGGCTCCAACAGCCACGGCCAGCTCGGTAACGGATCCACCACCAACATATCTTCCCCGACGCGAACTGATTTTGCCACGTGGAAAAGCGTGGACGCTGGCGGTAATTACACCCTGGCCATCCGGGCCGACGGCACGTTGTGGGGCTGGGGGTCCAATGTGAACAGCGAATTGGGCGATGCTACCCTGATCAGCCGCACCAGTCCGGTGCGTATCAGTAGTGTTGGCAGGTGGACAACGGTGGAAGCGGGCGGCAGCCATAGTGTAGCTACCCAAGCCGACGGCAGCCTGTGGGCCTGGGGGTCGAACACCTTCGGCCAAGTAGGTGTGGGCTTTACTTCCGGCCATGTAAGTACCCCTATGCAAATAAGTGCCTCTAGTACGT
Above is a genomic segment from Hymenobacter cellulosivorans containing:
- a CDS encoding DUF4249 domain-containing protein; the protein is MRVLSKCVIILLAGGAVVLPGCIDQIDADLPEPPKKLVLNSILTPDSVFRVQVSRVTSTLDSSSRVLSTAKVYLLQPGRPAELLASEGKGLYSLPSKPASLAPYTLQADLEGYPTAQASDTIPTRVPIDEAWYSFPTGTDRNNELLGTIVVRFTDPAAQTNFYEISCYQENQGLTLDVRGNAALAAEDDKEFEPQSLVFSDRLFNGQAFELRGSFLTHGHTGGGSSGPPTTRDPLLVLRTVSRAYYQYRKSWTRHLYNQGTKGDTYNLNQLLFLGDPSTMYSNVAGGYGVVAGYSQNTQRLRPR